The sequence ATTGCCATACTTGAGTGCCTATCTAGATTCCATTGGAGCAAGTTTCAGGCATGGTGCAAATTTTGCCACTGGAGGATCAACAATTAGGCAGCTTAATGAGTCCTTCTTTTTGACTGGTGCAAGCCCTTTCTCTCTTGATATCCAGATTGTGCAATTTGACCAGTTCAAGACACACACCGGCAAGCTCTACAACAAAGGTAATACCAAATCACCCAAAAAGAAATCGTTTCTCACCAACTTACAATGTCCTCTACATTTGTTTATGACATGCAGCCAAGAAAAACTCCCACAGAAGAAATCTTCCAAGGCCTCAGGACTTCTCAGATGCTCTCTACACATTTGACATTGGACAAAATGATATTGCTGCTGGTATTCGAAAATCAAGCAGTGAAAATTTTAGAGCAGTACTCCCAGACATAATTGACCAGTTAGCTTCAGCAGTTAAAGTaagtcaaacaaaaaaaaaaaaaaaggttaatctCAAGTGAAATTAACAAGATTGGGACTCTAATCTAACATGTTTATTGTGTTTATGgctcaaaatcaacaaaatctcTTTCAGCATCTGCATGAACAAGGGGCAAGGAACTTTTGGATACATAATACAGGTCCCATTGGCTGCTTGCCAGTGACCCAACGCAACTACCACCATCCAATGCCTGGCATTCTTGACGAGCACGGATGTCTCATAGCTCAAAATGACATGGCTATAGAGTTTAATAGGCAACTGAAGAGAAGAGTGACCAAACTGAGGACACAGCTACCTGGAGCTGCATTAACATATGTGGATATTTTTGCAGCAAAGTATAAACTAATCAGCAATCCAAAGGAGCAAGGTAATACTTATTGACGAAGAAACTTATGGTGTGATTAGTTAAATAGTAAAGTCACATATTGAATAGGGAAATTTCTGTTGCACACATTCACTTACACACATAGTACACagttttttgaactaaaattgtGACTTGAAGTCATGATTTCTAACTTGGAATACAAGTAACAATATTACTGTGCAAAAATGGTAAGTGTGTGAAATAGACATTATTCTATTGATATCAATACTAGCAAGAGTGGATAGTTAATATTACATAACTGGGTCCAAATGTCCAATCatttaagtttcttgatttAGCAGTGTCTCAACATGTTAGAGACCCTTCAAATTAAACTCCCACAAACTCAAAATCCTAATAGTTTCAAtttaaactcttttattttttaaagctaCCTTGAGACTGCTGTTGCCCTGACCTTTGTTAAACCAATGTGATATCTGCTACATGTCACATGCTAAATGAAGTACAAGTTGCACCAAGATCCTATGGTGGGgataaaaaaacaatgaaataacaGTTGTCCTTTGCAGGATTTGTTGATGCAAGGAGCATTTGCTGTGGTTATCACGAGGATTCCAACCATGTGTGGTGTGGGCATAGGGATAAAATAAATGGTACTGAAATATATGCGGGGTCTTGTGAAGATCCTTCCAAGTATATTAGCTGGGATGGTGTGCACTACACTGAGGCTGCAAATCATTGGATTGCTAATCATATCCTCAATGGTTCATTCACGGACCCACCAGTGCCAATCACACATGCATGCTTGTCATAAGCGTCAGTCTGTGTGATGGAAATTTATGTGTATCCAATTTTTAAATAGGAAGAGATATAGCAATCCAAAGATGTAATCTTCAATGCATTGCCATTTTCCAACTATGAATATATTAAAACTCCTCTCTTAAAAGTGTGAGAGTGAGCTCTTTCATTTAGCccatattttatgtatttaacaTTTCATAAAACCATTTGGTGTCCTTGCTTTATATGATATATTAAAGCAGAGCACTTGATAGAACGTTCACTTCTCAGTCAACAGAGCAGATCCACTATCAACTCACGGTTATATCTAGAAATTTAAAGGTTAAGCTGACACCATGGCTGCTGCTGGTCAACCTCTCAAAGATTTTGAAATTGTATCCTCTCTACGAACCTTATGATGGCAATTGGCAAACCCGAGTACACCTCATCACTGGTCACCAAGACCCTTGTTCAAAAGACAAAGGGTCAAAATGATCGAGGTCAATGCCAAAACCTGACATCGATAAGGGTCATCAGAATAGTAACTCATTTTAGTTCGATAAGTTTCTAATCCATAATGATAAAACACAAACCCGTTCAACTTGACTTGTTTGCCAAGTTTACCCCTTTCCCAATCTTGAACTCATTTTTACCTTTCATGAAATGAAATTGTGAGAGGTGGGATTAAACTACGAAGGCCACGGAAGTAAAGATGTATCGCCAACTAATAATGATTGTTTGGAAATCAATTTGTTCCTGTAGACATTCTGATGATAAAGTCAGTTTGGGTTTTTTGGAAATAGAAGTTTAATTTTCTAagtagtgaatttttttttttttttttcccctaaaaagCATATCTCCTTGTCATGTTTGAGGGGTTTTATACTTTTAAATTACAACTACTCCTTTGTCCCAAATCAAGCCTTAAAGCACAACTTTTCTTTAATTGATTTGATACCTGTCCAAAGTTAGAGGTCTTCAAGAGATAATTGGATGGCTCAATATGTTCAGAGTTCAGACCTACTATTAAAGTGAGAGACAAATCGCCTAACATTAAATGCAATAAGAAGTTATTGGGCACAATTAATGCACAAATGACTACTATCTTGCACGATTGATGTTTCCTTCCAGGCTAGGAGTCCAATGATGTAAGACCGATGGAATAGACTTCCTATGAGAGATATTGACACTTGAAATATGTTGATTTAATTATTAGTGAAATCACTCACATTTAATATATGTGGTGTACCAATATCAATcaataccaaaaatatatatcattttccTGACCTGTTTGCTAGACTCAAAAGGAATTGTGAGTGGCAGCATGATTTTTctacctgaaaaaaaaaaaaaaaaaaaaaaaaaaatcccgatGAGGTTATGTAGGATTAGCATCATATAAGGCCCTTgaaagatagaatttctatGCCAATGGAGTTGGACAGCAAATGAGAACTGCCTTTTCATCTATTGGAAGATGTCAGCTTTGGATATCAATGGTGGGATAGGTTTCATGGCCCAAACTTGATGTTATTTGTGTTCGGGTCTTGGGCTACTACTCAGAATCAGAAATCAGAATGCAGCCCACTTCAGAGGAGAACGTTATCACGTTATTCACGTCTCTGCAACGCATGACCGCTAATTGCGCAAAACAAagatctttttttctatatgcTTTTTTACTTGTCCACTTTATTGCAGATAGCGACAACCATCGTACagtttcattaaattaaatagatGGTATGAGACACAAAAGCCCCATCACCGACTTCTCTTTCTTCAAGGTACTTCTAGATAGCCACATGATTATGATCCTTTGGTCCTTACAATTAGGGACATGTGTTGCCCTATGCATTTGAGCTGTCCTCCGCACTCTTAATTTGTCACCACTCTTTTCCCaaatcttctctctttttctatttcctttttctGCTTAAATTAAATGCGAAGGAAGGAGATTTGGAGCATCAATATACTGAATACTACGTTAAGATAAGAACACGTATTTTATGTACATTTTAATATGTCTCGTACACTGATGTATTGGACACACTTTCAAGTgtcaaaacacaaaaagatgAATTATCTTCAATGTACTCTCCACTACCCTACTAGGACTGAAGATAGCTGTTTATcgacacaaaaataaataaataaacaaatgaaaagaaaagaagaagaagatagccATATCCATCCCCAATCTTGGATCTTGGTACAATGTTGATCAGAATCCACATAACATTAGGCAGGGACGGAATTATTAAAGGAACAAaggaaacttttatttttattttttagtgtatataactatatatacaaaaatggaGTATAAGATTGTAAAGTGTAGTTCCAAAATTAGAAGTTATGAACTCAATTTTGTGTCTAGTGTCTCTTCCTCAAACAAAAAAACTGCTTTTAGATAACAAATTCCTAATATAAGCAACTTGTTTGGCTTTTtgttaaagaagaaaaagttacaTTCAAAtgatggtgttttttttttttttttttttttttccatcaactGACCATGTGTTGCTACTTTGATTATTTATTCTTAGGATGCAAAATTAAAAGCCTAGAACTTTATAATATCAACGCTATCTTGTTATTGTCTAGCTCATCCTAATCAAttcgtttattttgtttttaattgcaaacacaatcaaaataaaaatattacagctggcaagtaaaataaaatataataataatttttatttttgttcaaatctCAAAATCAGTCTCCCCAAAATAAATTGGAAGTAAGATACTAAGATGGCCTTTTATAACCTCTTACAAATCTTGTATAAAGTAGAAGTTTTATGAAtgactttttttcccctatacTACCTcccagtgttttttttttttttttttcattggtgatttttttttctttttcgtttcaATCTTTGGGCCCTTTGATGAAATCATTGTTCCATTCTTCCCTAACGTTAGGcttaaagaataaaaagagaagctttttttttttaatctacgGTAAGGAATAGAGatgctttttttgtttctagtaGTTCAATACCTTAAAATGTATCAATTCTCCTTcacacaaaaaccaaaacataTAAGGAAGAATATGAGTAGTGAATGACAGCATCGACACATGAAATTGACAAAGTTTGACAAGCAAAATTGATTATTACATCttaccacacaaaaaaataataataataataataaatttctattaaaaaaattttaaaatttttatacattacttacaaaataaatttacatcatatatttacattataaaaacacaaaaaattgcctccataaaaaaataaaaaataaaataaaaaattgtccatATTGCAAcagtaaaaatacaattttcctaaattaaatatataaagtgAGCAGCAGTAAATCGGTGTGCACGTGAATGTCAAGAATATCTGCTTCCTTTTGCCCCATATACACCAAGAATAAGTAGGTAGATAACCTTAAAACCAGGCCTCTGGTTCTTGCTGGTCCCTATAGATTAGAGTGTTCTAGCATGAACTACTTTTGTGCTGCACCAATGGAGTTTGGGAGACTATTATTAACTGGGTTCATGGTTTTGTGTGTTCTGGGTGTGGGAGGTAAAGAACTGCAAGGCTCAGCACCTTGTGTTTTTCCAGCAATCTACAACTTTGGTGACTCAAATTCAGACACTGGAGGCATATCAGCAGCATTTGAACCCATTCCAGCACCATATGGTGATGCATTCTTTCACAAGCCTGCTGGAAGGGACTCAGATGGCCGGGTCCTCATAGACTTCATAGGTACAAATATTTCTATATCACTCTACTTATCTATAGTAAAAGCATAGATTCATGATAGTTGTCTAATAGAGTAAAATATTTATGCAGCTGAGCACCTAAAATTGCCATACTTGAGTGCATACTTGAATTCACTTGGAACCAATTACCAGCATGGTGCAAATTTTGCCACTGGAGGATCAACTATTAGAAGGCAAAATGAAACCATATTTGAGTATGGCATTAGTCCGTTCTCTCTTGACATCCAGATTGTGCAATTCCTGCAGTTCAAAGCACGCACCTATGCTCTCTACAACCAAGGTCATtcccattaaaagaaaaaagtaataattgTTGTGTGCTTGGATGAGTTTATTTTCATCAgcttatttagtttatttattgtGATTTCTAGCCAAGACACCCTCTGAAAGAAGCAAGCTTCCTAGGCCCCAGGACTTTTCCAAGGCTCTTTACACATTCGATATCGGTCAGAATGATCTTTCTGTTGGTTTTCGAAAGATGAACTTCGACCAACTTCGTGCGGCAATGCCAGACATTGTCAATCAGTTAGCCACAGCAGTCCAAGTAAGTAAACAGATTACTAGCATTGCTTGAAATAAGAAGTTTGAAATTAGAGACAGTGGTTCATATTCTGAAGAGAAGGCAACACTGATATCTAGTTTAAAGCCTAATAATGCAGCTCTATGTTACTTTTGTTTTGCCTAGGCGGAGTTATAGGTTGGGGTATGAATCGTATGATAAAGGTATATTGGGAAAATTAATGTGCAGTAAATACATTGAAAATCCTTTATTTTCTGATAGTGATTTTTGTCCGATGCTTACTCCCGTGGATATAAGCACATTGCCAAACCACGTAAATATCTGTCTTtgactctcttttctctctattttcacCAACATTGCTATGATCTGAAACTCTGAATAATTGTGAGTTTAATCAAGCATATCTTTGATATGAAACTACTGTAATGGACTACTTTCAGCGCATATATCAACAAGGAGGGCGGACATTTTGGATTCACAACACAGGGCCTATTGGATGCTTGCCAGTGAACTTTTTTTACAATCATAATCCAGCGCCTGGCTATCTTGATCAGCATGGCTGTATCAAGGGTCAAAATGACATGGCTGTAGAGCTCAACAAGCAACTCAAGGACAGAGTGATCAAACTAAGGGCAGAGCTCCCAGAAGCAGCAATAACATATGTGGATCTATATGCTGCAAAATATGGACTAATCAGCAATGCAAAGAATGAAggtatttattatattgtaatCCTATTCACATCACTTAATCAATACTTAATCAATTTCACATGCCTATTAAGATGTGGAACATTTTACTACTATTAATAAGTTTAATACTccggaaaagaatacatgtggccaATTTTGATTAGTCCGTTGAGAATCCATATccaactccaaaattttgggactatgGCTAAGTAGTTATTGAtgtttttgatttgaaaagAAATACACCTTTTGACTAAAGTAATATCTAAAGAAGTCAAAGCCCCGCCACCcgcgcgggggggggggggggtgtggttTGGAAGAgcacaaaaaactcaaaaagtaTAATGTCTGTTTGTAATTCTGGCCTTTTTCTTCCTTGTGAAAAGACAGCATTTGGGTTTTTACATTAAGGCAATTGTTACAATCATGTCGAAGAAAAGTGCCAATGTAACGGCTATTACTGATACTGTGAATCcgggacaattttttttacacaagTTACTTCTTTTACAGGATTCACCGATCCCCTGAAGGTCTGCTGTGGGTATCATGTGAATTACGATCATGTCTGGTGTGGGACAAAAGCACTTGTAAATGGAAGTGCGGTGTTTGGTGCTTCTTGTGCTAATCCTTCACAGTATGTTAGCTGGGATGGTGTACACTACTCTCAGGCTGCTAGTCAGTGGTTTGCTAATCATATACTCAATGGTTCACTGTCAGATCCACCAATTCCAATTACCCGAGCATGTCAAAAGCATTAGTGTGATCACAACCATATGTCATATGTGTTAGATTGGGCAATGGAAAGGTATAATAGTAAAAACATTGAGAATTAGCACTATAGGTGTATCAGAAGAATAACATTGAGTCTTGAGAAGTTGCATCTCTAGCAGAATTGTAACATTTGTCTCAGTTGCCCATcgaaaattaaaagcaaaggGTAAAAAAGACCATAATATTTGAAATGGCCAGCTGATTTGTCATACTTCTCTAGTTTGCATGTTTTGTTTTCCCCATCATCATGCTTAAGATTGCATAAATGCTGAAAATAGTCTCAATATTGCATGAGTTTTGTTATTGTGCTAATGTTAAGTTGTCAAGAAGCTTACTGTTACAGGAGGCTTCTTGACAACTTAAGTCCTgtttattgatttttcttttctttcttttcttttttaactggaaAGTTAAGAAGTTACACTGTATCTTGCTGCATCATGAGGAATACAGTAGGTAGCATTCAGGGAATTTGTAGGGGTGGAATGGAGATTCATGGTAAGAATGCACAACAAAGGAAGTATATGCTCAACATTAAGTCAATTTgaataagcaaaaaaattatctaacaTAGCCATAgttgaataagaaaaaaaaaagaactatcaGAGCAGCCATAATTTGAATAAGCATCATTTGTTTCGCTTATCGTCCTACTGTTAACCAGTCTTTGTTGTCTCTGTTGCCTATGTTCGAGCCATTAATGACCAATATGTTTCATTTCCCTATGGGGACGATGTCTGTTACTTCAGATGTCTTTCACCTAACAGACCTTTCCCCTTGTGGAGAAGTGCTACATCCCAACCTCAATGTAGGGATGGTAACTATCAATCAAACGCCGACCCTTCTGATTTGGCCTACACCCTTTTTATGACTTGACAAATGCAGAACACTACTCTATCTCCCCAGGGCCCAGTATCATTACTCATGAGTAAGTTTCATTTTACTTCTACTGGATTTGTCAATTTATGGTGTGTAGTACAACAAAAAGAGTTACTCAATGATATCTTCTTTTGCTAAAGCCTTAGCTTAAGGTCACAGGCTAGCCTTGGCTCTTTTTCCACTTGTATTGATccctctcttcccttactcgtGATAGCTTTTCTAATCCATTCAAGGACCATTATGGTTTTTGCAGCTTTGGGTGTATGCCTATGTTCCATCCTTTTCTCCTATTCCTAAAACTTAATCTATAAGTTCCACATTCATGTGGCCAATACTTAATGGAAGCCAGATATGATTCCTCTATCCCTACCTTTGCAAGATGGTTCTATACTTTTGCAGAACATAAAAGGACCGACCTTCAGCTTATCCCATTTACCCTCAGGAAGTTCGGGTCAGAATGCTACCGACTTTTTAGTACAGGAAGTAAGTTTTTAGATACAGTAGTTACGTGGGCAAGTTTCCTGGCGTCAATAGATTTGCTCATGTTTAACAGAAGTAGAATTGGACAAGGTCTATACCCCAACTATGTCTGCCTGGCAATTTGGCTTAACCCAAGCCACTCCAACTCCTCCTTTAATGCTGCTTGGCACACACAAGTGGCTTATCAAGCTTAGGTTGGAGAACAGTTGGCTTTATCACAAGAGAAGGATCTGAAAGGCATTGATTTTCGATGATTAATGGACTTTCCAGCATCTACTGAACTCTTCGATATTTAGTGGTCTACATACATGGAAGTTTTCAATAATAAGACATTTATTTAGAACACTCTGAAGGCTATTCAACTGCCTTTTGATCCTGCTGAGGATGAAAAATGATTAGTTGACTTGATAGCTTCAGGTATCTATCCTGCATAATATGAATCTTATCCTAGTCATTGTCTTTATACTCTTCATCACATTGTCTGTATCTTTCCTATAGATTCAAATAAGATTCACCCAATTGCTATTTGCTAGTGTTTCTACCAAAATTGTGTTATTACCTAAACCACTCCAACAAGTCCCTCTGCATGAATCAAAGGGAGTGAAGAAGAAGCTAATGGCAGATCCTTTTCCAGAAGCTAAGGCTAGGTCTAAACGCAGACCTGAGACTAGTCTAAAGCCAACATATATCTGAAAATTAAAAGAGCAAATCAAGATATTGATCCCAAAAAAGATGGAGTTTATAGCATCATTGTAAGATAATGGATCTCCACTATTGGATACCTAAGCAAAGCAAACCTAACCATACTTTCAAATTCATATCTTTGTTGTGCTGTATGaacttttgtttctttctgCCTCTAGCAATTAAATCATTGAATAAGCTCTTACTGCTGCTGCTAGTTTTTCCGTAGTCACCTTTATCAGTAGATGAACGATCTGCATCAAACTCTACCTCAATTGTTAATTTCTCCTTTGAACCCTCATCACACACTTTTACTTCATTCTAATTCAACATGGAGATCTTTATCATGCAAGGCATCTCTTCTAGTAACCTTTTCCTTCGAGATTGGATTTCAAAACCTGTAACCTCTAAACTTTCTCAAACCAAGAAATTTGCACTCTCTTGACTTTAAATGCAGTTTTATATGTTGTCCACTTTACACATGcacataatcttaaaaaaaaaaaaaaaaaaaacaaacaaacaaacactttCAAACTCTACTAATCCACTAGTTTGTTTGACCAAACCTCTTGCGAAATTTTGAAATCGATGGTTTGTGATTGAGATGTTGACAATGAATGCTAGACCAAGGCCTAGACCTAGGGCTCCCATTACTAAAAATGTCTTATCCCTTTTATAAAAAGGCTCCACCATCCACCCCTATTATAAGAAggcccaaaattttatgattgtAATGGTTTTGGATTATTTTTCCTATCTCAAACACCGCCTTCAAaatattagattaaaaaaacccaacacaatttttttttttttttgagaagaaaaatccaacaaaattgAAGCCCTAAattgtttggaaaaaaaatatattataaatgtgTCGAATCattaataataactaaccacaaACCCGCGCGTTGTGctagataattatttttatggtggttttattaaaaaaaattataatttaaactaatttaataataaataatgtatttcgtaatcatatttttatttattataggaaaaaaaaaactataaccaAAATCCTTTTTATCTAGGATTAACTTGGAACCACGTGCATCTAAAGCACCTTTTATTAAGATCAATGTAGTTGTATGTAAACCTAGAGCAATAGCATGATGAACCAAGAAGTCTCCAGGCCCTATTGTTAAAAATAGTGAATTACTATTCTCATTAATAGCATTTAACCAACCGGGCAACCATATGCTTCGACCCGTGTTGAACGCTGGGCCGCTTGTTGAAGATAAAAGTACATCGAACCCATACAATcttaaatgtaatataggaacaattataaatcataaatataaattttgttgtaccaaaatgacaataatacaatttttcccagaaattcaaaaggcaagttaacaaaaatatttattttttaataaaaattatttataacattttgtgaatcaacaaaaagaatataaaatttggaaattattcttttaattttaaacaaactttctcagATCTTATTTTTCtgcctacaatccaaaacaccaaaaaacaaaactaaaaaaattaataaaacttaacaatgattaattggaccaattagaataaaaatttgttgttgataatctattaaggttattttctttgtagaaattgtaatttcatccacccaaaatatattatcaaataaaaaattattagcaaaatctaagaattatatttctatacatgcattgttataaaataattattattaaaataaaattgcaaaagctaaaatttgtcacccatccgattattttcatttggctaacctttgcttttctctaaataaatggcattataaaGTAATTCTAaaacaactattaagagtactttgtccgctacaaaggattaaaaaataaacaaaaattagtaaagtctcatagtttaacatctaaattgagcactataaaaaatcatgctatgtaatagaataaataccaaattatccaaatcatactatgtaatagaataatattatgtttttatatgatatatttaattttttaaaacgcaatagaataacatttaacaatcaaagagaacttaaaaataaataaaaaaataaaaacaacaacaacaacaatttaaaaaacaaaactaaatcgcattaactCAAAGTAGAGTtttgaataatataaaaaattatcaacctaaagtagagatgcaagaaaaaaaaaacaccaaaaaattgagagagagagagagagagaaccttttttttgtgaggaaaaactatgcataaaatggaagaaatggtggcaaatttatagtaagaaggTATGAacaagaagagacaaaaataaaggaagatggagggaaagaggaagaatgatattaatgtagaaggtaatggggagatgaaaaggaaaaggagggaGAAAGGTTGAacaagtagtggggagatgaaaaggtaagggagggagaaaggttagagaagtgtaaatattaaaaaaataaatgttaaaaaaattacaagaaaattggaaagaaaaaaataatgacgcggatgctgatgtggcttaaCTGAAATGtatcaacaataaatgctacgattcaacttttaaatatatcTAGATAGATTTTTTCTCTTAACATCACGAggctttaatttttgtaaaacaATTTCCTATATGGTAAATTGTCAACATTAGCAACCTAATCTCCCACATGTCCACACACCAAAAAAcatctctctcaatttcctttACAAAGTGACACAATTGGTTAATTTCACATCAACAACGTAATAAATAAgttcctaattattttttagtgatACAAGAGTcagtacaaattttactatatatgtcttctaaatctatataataactaaaatttgaagcatagtatttattattgctGCGCTCCTATTGAGCTACTTCAATGTAGCAATTTGGTCAATTCGATTCCATTTGATCCATTCAGTCTATTTCAAACTAATTCGATCCACTTTGGTACAATTCGGTCTAGTTCACTCCATTTCGGTCCAATTCTGTATATTTCAATCCAATTCTGTATATTTCGGTCCAATTCGGTTCATTTCGTACTACTTTGGTCTAATTCAGTTCATTTCGATCAAGTTCGGTCATTTTATCCACTTTAATCCATTacggtctactttggtccaatTCGATCCATTATGAGCAACTGATACACCCATCGATAAacaataaacatataaaattttctattaaaaa is a genomic window of Quercus lobata isolate SW786 chromosome 2, ValleyOak3.0 Primary Assembly, whole genome shotgun sequence containing:
- the LOC115978253 gene encoding GDSL esterase/lipase At5g14450-like; its protein translation is MSHSFGAVRMEVGRVFIAWSIAFLLLSVSGEEMTGLSHCDIPAIYNFGDSNSDTGGISAAFYPAGQPSGETFFHEPAGRGSDGRLIIDFIAKRLRLPYLSAYLDSIGASFRHGANFATGGSTIRQLNESFFLTGASPFSLDIQIVQFDQFKTHTGKLYNKAKKNSHRRNLPRPQDFSDALYTFDIGQNDIAAGIRKSSSENFRAVLPDIIDQLASAVKHLHEQGARNFWIHNTGPIGCLPVTQRNYHHPMPGILDEHGCLIAQNDMAIEFNRQLKRRVTKLRTQLPGAALTYVDIFAAKYKLISNPKEQGFVDARSICCGYHEDSNHVWCGHRDKINGTEIYAGSCEDPSKYISWDGVHYTEAANHWIANHILNGSFTDPPVPITHACLS
- the LOC115976559 gene encoding GDSL esterase/lipase At5g14450-like, with product MNYFCAAPMEFGRLLLTGFMVLCVLGVGGKELQGSAPCVFPAIYNFGDSNSDTGGISAAFEPIPAPYGDAFFHKPAGRDSDGRVLIDFIAEHLKLPYLSAYLNSLGTNYQHGANFATGGSTIRRQNETIFEYGISPFSLDIQIVQFLQFKARTYALYNQAKTPSERSKLPRPQDFSKALYTFDIGQNDLSVGFRKMNFDQLRAAMPDIVNQLATAVQRIYQQGGRTFWIHNTGPIGCLPVNFFYNHNPAPGYLDQHGCIKGQNDMAVELNKQLKDRVIKLRAELPEAAITYVDLYAAKYGLISNAKNEGFTDPLKVCCGYHVNYDHVWCGTKALVNGSAVFGASCANPSQYVSWDGVHYSQAASQWFANHILNGSLSDPPIPITRACQKH